In the genome of Microcoleus vaginatus PCC 9802, the window CTTGAGGAAGAAGAGGTTTCATATTGTCTACCATTGTATAAATCAACTCTCTTTTGGTAGTAAAATATCGGAGATCCTCACTACCAATCGAGGAGGGAATTTAAAAAGTATTATGCGGGATCAGGCTTGATATAGGTCTTCTTCGCCGATCGATAATCTTATTCCGGATTTTTTTAAACTCAGAAAAATTCCTCAAAAGAAGGCAACACTTCTCGATCGCCCTAAATTTAGGTTGAAAGGTTTCATACTCCCGATAAGTAGCTCGCACTCCAGAACCCCGACTTCTTTGAGATGTCGGGGTTCGGGGTGTTCGGTTTTTTGAGGTGGGTCTACTCATTAGCGGTTAGGCACGAACCATTAAATATTGGCCGTTGCCGTTATATTCGCCGTCGCAACTCGCGAAACTAGCCACAAACCAAATCAAGTAAAACCGCCAGATGCGAAGAAATTGGGCATAGTCGATGCCGTAGTCCAAATGTTTAACTATTGCCTGAGAATCGTCAAAGTTTTTCAGCCATTTAGCAAATGTTTTGGAGTAATTATATCCGTTGATATACCATTTTTTAATCGTCTTGAGGTCTTTATTGTGGCTGGGAAGGGCATCGTATTTCCAGTAACGACCGTGGGGGAAAATTTATTTGTGGGTAAAAACGCTGGATATATTGTTGGGAGTGCGAACTGTGATGATATGAATGAAAACTTTGCCGTTATCCTTCAGGAAAGATGCCAGCTTTTGGAAAGCCTTGGTTAAATTACCTACATGCTCAAAAACTCCGATGGAGAGAATTTTGTCAAATTTTGTCTCGAAGTTGGCGTTGCTCAAATCGCCTTCATATAGTGTAAATCGACCGGAACTAAGGTAGCTTTCTGGGTCGTGCATCTTCTGACGCATATACTCGCATTGGTGGTGGCTGAGGCTAATGCCAGTAAAGGTGACATTGGGGAATTTGGAAAGAATGTAATTAGGAACACAACCCCAACCGCAGCCAAAGTCTAAAATATTGTCGCCATCCTGAATCTGTAGCTTTTCAATCACATCATCAATGCTCTGCATTTGCGATTGTTCAAGGTTGGTGGCTCCTTTTTCCCACAATCCCATGCTGTATTTAGGATAAATGAGTTTGCCGTCGCCTAACATGGGATTCAGCATTGCTTGAGGCAAGTCCTACTGAATTTTCATTAAATCCCGGGGCCCTTCGGCGGTACGATCTGTTTCTGTCAGTATCCATTCGTAGGCCGTAAGCAGAGAGGGAAAGTACCGAAATAATACGGGCATACAGGTATCAAAAAGCGATCGCAATACAGAATCCGGTACTTCTAAGCCGTTGATATAAGACTCTGCTACTGCCATGTGCAGCGTGTTAACTGCACTGGCTGCGAGGCGGGTTGCTCCGTAGGCGATCGGACTTTTGGTATGGATATTTCCCACGATGGGAATGTGTTTTTCGATGCTTTGTAGGGCTGTTGATGAAGTCAGGGCTATATTTGTTTTAAAGATGCTGCTATTCTATCTCACGAAAATTAGCTGGTTGTTAGAGAGCAAAAAAGCTGAAACTATTGCCAAGTAAGGTTTGCATACTAAAACTCCCCAAAATCCTAAAAATATATGGCGGTTGAAGGGGATTTGATAACGGATTTATAGGGGTTTGGGCGATATAAATTTTATTAAGAATTATGTCAGTCCATTTTAGATTTTAGATTTTAGATTTTAGATTAGCTCCACAGCTTGAATGGGGCTATTTTCACGGTGCGATGGCGATTTTAGTGCTCAGTTATACCATTTTAGATTTGAGAATTGGGAATGACTGATGAGCTAAGAGTTGGACTATTGGGACTTAAACAAGTTTTAAGCCCAAACAAAGCCCAAACTGGCTTTATATAAAGTAAATAGGTCCCTGTTTTCTTGCAACCAGCCAAAAAACCTGTAAGATATAGCTGTTCTAAAAGCTGACAAAGCTTCAGTAAATGTTGTTAAAGGTTGGTTAGCCCACTGCCGACGCAATCCTCCTGTTAACTGATGCCAAATGATAAAAGTATAAGCACAAAATACTAATATTAAATGTCGATAAAGGCTTCTCTTTCCTCGGATTTGATATTCTTTTAACCCTAGCCATCCTTTAGCTTCACGGTAAAACACTTCTACCCAATTACGTTGGGAGTAAGTTGTTACTATCCATGATGCTGTTGCCCGCTCACTGGCAGCGTTAGTCACTAAATAATCAACTTCTGTGGCGGTAGAACAAGTCGGAGCATTCATGACGATAGCGACTGTTTTTGGCCCGGACATGGTTGAGAATTCTACTGTGATAGTTGCTACCCACACAGTTCTGGGCTTTTCCCGATTTAGTGTAATAGCACTTAAAGCCTCTGCTGGTAAACGTTTTGCTAATTCTGAGAGTTTGAGTTCTTCGGGTTGTCGCTCGGGTTCTATTTGACAGACTACTTTTCGATTTTTGGCTAATCCTCCTACATAGGTTAACTTCCTTTTCTCTAACTCCTGCAAAAATCTACTATTATTCCCATAGCCTGCATCGATTAAAACTACTGCTGGTCGCTCTTTCCTTTCTAAGCATTTGTCAATTAGTTTGATGGCTATATCGGGTTTTTTAATAAATTCTGGATTTTCTTTTCCTTGAGGTAACGAATGAGCGTGTTGATATAATTCAACATCAAGTGGTAGGCTTTTCACTCCATCATATAAGTGTGTAGTTACCACTACTACACCATTATCTGTTTTTCCGATTTCTCCAATATATTGCCGACCAACTCCTGCTGTTAAATTGCCACTTTTTCTGTGACCGGAATCATCTATTATCAGAGTAAACCCTCTGCTGATATGAGTCTGCCTACACTGCTGCATCACCTGCAACCGTCGTTGGTTAACTTGCTGGGCATTCCAAGGAGCTTCTGTCAAAAAATGATGCAAT includes:
- a CDS encoding IS701 family transposase yields the protein MKETTPSAMPPCFDRWCRRFDDVFSHQAQKTGFKHYLGGLLGESERKNLTQMSRDCIGVTYNRLHHFLTEAPWNAQQVNQRRLQVMQQCRQTHISRGFTLIIDDSGHRKSGNLTAGVGRQYIGEIGKTDNGVVVVTTHLYDGVKSLPLDVELYQHAHSLPQGKENPEFIKKPDIAIKLIDKCLERKERPAVVLIDAGYGNNSRFLQELEKRKLTYVGGLAKNRKVVCQIEPERQPEELKLSELAKRLPAEALSAITLNREKPRTVWVATITVEFSTMSGPKTVAIVMNAPTCSTATEVDYLVTNAASERATASWIVTTYSQRNWVEVFYREAKGWLGLKEYQIRGKRSLYRHLILVFCAYTFIIWHQLTGGLRRQWANQPLTTFTEALSAFRTAISYRFFGWLQENRDLFTLYKASLGFVWA